GATAATCCCTGAGGACGAGTATCTGGAACTCAAGAAGAAGGCCGAGAGTCTAAAGAAGGATCCCTCTAAGGGATTAAGGGCTGACGACGCGATTCAGGAGCTCTTAGGGTGAAAGAACTTGTATGATGTCATCGTGGACAGGGACGTTGTTAAAAAAGCCAAGAGGTACCTCAAGCCCGCGCAACGCCGGAAGCTTGCCGAGTTCATAGACGCCCTGAAAACCAATCCCTATCCAAAGCCACCCTACGACCTAAAGCCTGTGAGAGGCGAGAAAACCAAAAAGACCAACACCTACCGTCTCAGAATCGGCGATTACCGGGTGTTTTACACAGTGTACTGGGATGAAAAAGTTATCGTTGTAACCGATATAAAGCCAAGAGAGACCGCTTACAGATGAGCGGTCGGATGGAGGATGTATCTGGTGCAACAACCCCGAACGATAGAGCTGAAATCACGACTGACCTCTTCCCCGCCCTGGAGGGGGAGGGTTCCAGCGAGTTAGCCCCTCGCCGGCGGGCGGTTCGGTTTGCGGGCCCATCACCTACTCCCGTCACCGGTTTCAGTTCAGCCCGCAGGCCCGGTCTCAGGCCCATTACCCCTTATGGGTGAAAACCCGCTCGGGGTTATCGCCTCAAAGGCCACCACTCAGAGTTTTCAACCGCTCGAAGGCGGTTCTTGAAAGGACGCTTAACAGCGTCTTCCTCCCAGTGGCGGGAGGACACGTGAAACCCCTCACTCCGCCATATTCTTCCGAGTGGCCTCTCCGAGGCCTTATTAAGTCGCAAAAACTTAAAAGGGTTTCGATGGTTTAACAGCTGTTGGGCGGTTTATTGCATCCCCTCCCTAAAAGACGAGGCTTTCAAAAGAAAAAGGTAACTTTTTAACCCCTCCCGACTCTTTATTCTGGGAGGAAAAATGTCGAGGGGAATTTACGAGTGCGTCAGGTGCGGCCGCAGGGAGGTCGTCGACTCCAGCGAGCCGGTTCTGGAGAGAAGCTGCCCCGCGTGCGGCGGCGACATGGTTCTGGTGGGCTTTGAGGCCGGGGCCGAAAACGCCGAAATCCCCGGAGCCCCGAACGAACCATCCGTCTCCCAGCGCGTTCCTCTCCACGCCGTTCATCCAGCGGCACTTCCGCCTGCCGTGGAGGCGAAGCTGAGTGAGTTCTACATCATCGAGCCCCGCGGGGTCGAGGGCAACGTCTTCACATTTGAGGTCAGGGATGTCCTGGAGGAAAACTTTGAAAGGGTCCTGAGGGAGCTCGAGGAGCTCGGCTACTGGGCGGCCCTCAAGAGGCGCGGGGGGAAGGTTCTC
Above is a window of Thermococcus celericrescens DNA encoding:
- a CDS encoding type II toxin-antitoxin system RelE family toxin; this translates as MYDVIVDRDVVKKAKRYLKPAQRRKLAEFIDALKTNPYPKPPYDLKPVRGEKTKKTNTYRLRIGDYRVFYTVYWDEKVIVVTDIKPRETAYR